From Actinosynnema mirum DSM 43827, a single genomic window includes:
- a CDS encoding DNA alkylation repair protein: MGSVPTADELLSPTTVLDLAERLRLAGTPCPRVAGVAGALDGVALAGRTRLVADAVLADLPEDWSAFEAVLLAALTDPGFGGWAVWPLSEALAARAASTGRVREGLAVLAALTGRLTGEFALRTFLLADLGTTLEVALAWTASPDEHVRRLASEGTRPFLPWGRRVPGLTAEPGRALPVLEALRADESEYVRRSVANHLNDVSRLDPALVVDVAGRWLAAPAPTTPRLVRHALRTLVKRGDPGALGLLGYGAAEVEVGGPVLTRAEVRFGGELEFTAEVVNRGREAARLAIDYAVHYVKADGSRTPKVFKLTTRVLEPGERALLTKRHPFREITTRRHHAGTHAVELQVNGVRHGLTEFTLTGLPGPRAVVRGAAPGATAEAAAPSATPDTTGPGTGPGAGAGAGTGAGAGVGAGLAAEVTRT; this comes from the coding sequence ATGGGTTCCGTGCCCACAGCCGATGAGCTCCTGAGCCCCACGACCGTCCTCGACCTGGCCGAGCGCCTGCGCCTGGCCGGGACGCCCTGCCCGCGCGTGGCCGGGGTCGCGGGCGCGCTGGACGGCGTCGCGCTGGCGGGGCGGACCAGGCTGGTCGCGGACGCGGTGCTGGCCGACCTGCCGGAGGACTGGTCGGCGTTCGAGGCGGTGCTGCTGGCGGCGCTGACCGATCCGGGCTTCGGCGGCTGGGCGGTGTGGCCGCTGTCCGAGGCGCTGGCGGCGCGCGCCGCGTCGACCGGCCGCGTCCGGGAGGGCTTGGCCGTGCTGGCGGCCCTGACCGGGCGGCTGACCGGCGAGTTCGCGCTGCGCACGTTCCTGCTGGCCGACCTGGGCACGACCCTGGAGGTGGCGCTGGCGTGGACGGCGTCGCCGGACGAGCACGTGCGGCGGCTGGCCAGCGAGGGCACCCGGCCGTTCCTGCCGTGGGGCAGACGGGTGCCGGGGCTGACGGCGGAGCCGGGGCGGGCGCTGCCGGTCCTGGAGGCGCTGCGCGCGGACGAGTCGGAGTACGTGCGCCGCTCGGTGGCCAACCACCTGAACGACGTGAGCAGGCTGGACCCGGCGCTGGTGGTCGACGTGGCCGGGCGCTGGCTGGCCGCCCCGGCCCCGACGACGCCCCGGCTGGTGCGGCACGCGCTGCGCACCCTGGTCAAGCGCGGTGATCCGGGGGCGCTGGGGCTGCTGGGGTACGGGGCGGCGGAGGTCGAGGTGGGCGGCCCGGTGCTGACCAGGGCGGAGGTGCGGTTCGGGGGCGAGTTGGAGTTCACGGCGGAGGTGGTGAACCGGGGCCGGGAGGCGGCGCGGCTGGCGATCGACTACGCGGTGCACTACGTGAAGGCGGACGGTTCGAGGACGCCGAAGGTGTTCAAGCTGACCACGCGCGTGCTGGAGCCGGGCGAACGCGCGCTGCTGACCAAGCGCCACCCGTTCCGCGAGATCACCACCCGACGGCACCACGCGGGCACGCACGCGGTGGAGCTCCAGGTCAACGGCGTCAGGCACGGGCTGACCGAGTTCACCCTGACGGGGCTGCCCGGACCACGCGCGGTGGTGAGGGGTGCGGCGCCGGGCGCAACGGCGGAGGCAGCGGCGCCGAGCGCCACACCGGACACGACCGGACCAGGAACGGGACCGGGTGCGGGTGCGGGTGCGGGAACGGGCGCGGGCGCGGGTGTGGGTGCGGGGCTGGCTGCGGAGGTGACGCGCACCTGA
- a CDS encoding superoxide dismutase family protein, protein MRLTRLPLAVLAAAALAAGCTPSDQPSEQTGAGEPVGTSAEGDAASTDVVTVRDSGVLAVPEDAQTAFTYNQDAAPVGASMDVEVAEEDEQTTVRLSVQGFQQDRGYAVHAHTQPCGKTGADAGPHFQHEQDPAATPDKPSTDPAFANARNEFWLDLTTDAQGTGESETTVPFGFTDRVPASIVVHEAEHTMTEPGKAGTAGARLACLTVTFR, encoded by the coding sequence ATGCGCCTCACCCGCCTCCCGCTCGCCGTGCTCGCCGCCGCCGCGCTGGCAGCCGGGTGCACCCCGAGCGACCAGCCCTCCGAGCAGACGGGGGCCGGTGAACCGGTGGGGACCTCCGCCGAGGGCGACGCCGCGTCCACCGACGTGGTCACCGTCCGGGACTCCGGCGTGCTCGCCGTGCCGGAGGACGCGCAGACCGCCTTCACCTACAACCAGGACGCCGCACCGGTGGGCGCGAGCATGGACGTCGAGGTCGCCGAGGAGGACGAGCAGACCACGGTCCGGCTCTCCGTCCAGGGCTTCCAGCAGGACCGGGGCTACGCGGTGCACGCGCACACCCAGCCGTGCGGCAAGACCGGCGCCGACGCCGGGCCGCACTTCCAGCACGAGCAGGACCCGGCCGCCACCCCGGACAAGCCCTCCACCGACCCGGCGTTCGCCAACGCGCGCAACGAGTTCTGGCTCGACCTGACCACCGACGCCCAGGGCACCGGCGAGTCCGAGACCACCGTGCCGTTCGGGTTCACCGACCGGGTGCCCGCGTCGATCGTCGTGCACGAGGCCGAGCACACCATGACCGAGCCGGGCAAGGCGGGCACGGCGGGCGCGCGGCTGGCCTGCCTCACCGTGACCTTCCGCTAG